Proteins from a genomic interval of Phormidium ambiguum IAM M-71:
- a CDS encoding O-antigen ligase family protein — MASYGRGSDGAGGAEGGGSVFSKISQLLRYGYYAYTIFMLTVRLKTVIRPALRDVLIWGLMAIIVSSFLWSDFASVSLKNGRLTLLTTLFGLYLASRYTLKEQLEILALTFGISTVFTFLYTGGLPMYGIEQGTHKGAWRGPLLHKNHLARFAAIATVPLLFAAMKAKRRRFLVWFVFVLSAIIVILTTSKTGLLVFLTLMLLVPMCRTLQSTHSVIVPILILLVLAGSSTVMWLINNWAPFLHSLGKDVTLTGRTYIWEFVIDKIKERPWLGYGYEAFWLPGGEGENVKFYIMLSLTQAHNGYLDVAVHLGLIGFALWFGSLVICLIRGLIWVRAGGDLEDTWPIIYVIFLLLYNQTESTIVETNSFFWLLYVMASFSMKRMRLVIPGAWDVPTEDKDLKDQELVEKSSPN; from the coding sequence ATGGCTAGTTATGGCCGGGGCTCGGACGGAGCAGGAGGCGCTGAAGGAGGAGGTTCAGTGTTCTCAAAAATTTCCCAACTTCTCAGGTATGGCTATTACGCCTACACCATTTTTATGCTAACTGTGCGACTGAAAACAGTTATACGTCCGGCTTTGCGAGACGTATTAATTTGGGGATTAATGGCAATTATTGTTAGTTCCTTTCTGTGGTCAGATTTTGCCAGCGTATCATTAAAAAATGGTAGATTAACACTCCTCACAACCTTATTCGGGCTATATTTAGCTTCTCGTTACACCCTAAAAGAGCAATTAGAAATATTAGCATTGACATTTGGTATATCAACAGTATTCACCTTTTTGTACACTGGCGGACTGCCAATGTATGGCATAGAACAAGGAACTCATAAAGGAGCTTGGCGAGGCCCTTTACTCCACAAAAATCACCTAGCTCGTTTTGCTGCCATAGCTACTGTACCCCTATTATTTGCAGCAATGAAAGCTAAAAGACGACGGTTTCTTGTCTGGTTTGTTTTTGTTTTGTCGGCGATCATAGTTATACTTACCACTTCCAAAACAGGATTACTTGTATTTTTAACCTTAATGCTTCTTGTCCCAATGTGTAGAACTTTGCAGTCCACACATTCGGTAATTGTTCCCATATTAATACTCTTAGTATTAGCTGGCTCTAGTACAGTGATGTGGTTAATCAATAATTGGGCTCCATTCCTGCACAGTCTTGGGAAAGATGTTACCTTAACTGGCCGGACATATATTTGGGAGTTTGTAATTGATAAAATCAAAGAACGCCCTTGGTTAGGTTATGGTTATGAAGCGTTTTGGCTACCAGGAGGAGAGGGAGAAAATGTTAAGTTTTATATTATGTTATCTTTGACTCAAGCCCATAATGGTTATTTAGATGTAGCAGTTCATTTGGGATTAATTGGATTTGCACTTTGGTTTGGTAGTTTGGTTATTTGCCTGATTAGAGGGCTAATTTGGGTGCGTGCCGGAGGAGATTTAGAAGATACTTGGCCGATAATATATGTAATATTTTTACTTTTGTATAATCAAACTGAGTCTACGATCGTAGAAACGAATTCTTTCTTCTGGTTGTTATACGTAATGGCAAGTTTTTCTATGAAACGAATGCGGTTAGTCATACCAGGAGCATGGGATGTTCCAACAGAAGATAAAGACTTAAAAGATCAAGAATTAGTAGAAAAATCTTCTCCTAATT